The Flavobacterium faecale genome has a segment encoding these proteins:
- a CDS encoding acyl-CoA thioesterase yields MNPKSPSESLTVLTDLVLPSETNHINNLFGGELLSRMDRAASISAQRHSRNIAVTASVNHVAFTKAILLGSVVTIEAKVSRAFNSSMEVYIDVWVEDRNSGEKTKANEAIYTFVAVNEVGKPVIVPAIIPETELEQERFDGALRRKQLSLLLAGKMKAHDATELKALFV; encoded by the coding sequence ATGAATCCAAAATCACCTTCAGAATCTTTAACAGTCCTAACCGATTTGGTACTACCAAGCGAAACCAACCACATCAATAACCTTTTTGGAGGCGAACTTTTGTCCCGCATGGACCGCGCAGCAAGTATATCTGCACAACGTCACTCACGCAACATAGCCGTAACCGCCTCTGTAAATCACGTTGCCTTTACCAAAGCTATATTGTTAGGTAGTGTTGTTACCATAGAAGCCAAAGTTTCAAGAGCCTTTAATAGTTCAATGGAAGTTTACATTGATGTTTGGGTAGAAGACCGTAACTCTGGCGAAAAAACCAAAGCTAACGAAGCAATCTACACTTTTGTAGCTGTAAACGAAGTAGGGAAACCAGTGATCGTTCCAGCCATAATTCCCGAAACCGAATTGGAGCAAGAGCGTTTTGACGGAGCACTTAGACGCAAACAGTTAAGTTTATTATTAGCCGGAAAAATGAAAGCACATGATGCAACCGAGTTAAAAGCGTTGTTTGTATAG
- a CDS encoding DoxX family protein — MNNPASLLILIFFGITYLQSSYEKLFYWKDNLAWLQEHFAETMIKNYVKPSLVLLIVMELITTILCFVGCIELVISDGRVFGYYGAVLSAVTLLIMLVGQRLARDYDGARNIVIYFIPAVMAVYWLN, encoded by the coding sequence ATGAATAACCCAGCTTCGTTATTAATTCTTATCTTTTTCGGAATAACCTATTTGCAATCCAGCTACGAAAAACTTTTTTACTGGAAAGACAATCTCGCCTGGTTGCAAGAACATTTTGCCGAAACAATGATCAAAAACTACGTTAAGCCCTCTTTGGTACTTTTAATCGTCATGGAACTCATTACGACTATTTTGTGCTTTGTAGGTTGTATCGAATTGGTAATCAGTGACGGTAGAGTATTTGGTTATTACGGTGCAGTACTTTCTGCAGTAACCCTACTCATTATGTTAGTCGGTCAACGATTGGCACGAGATTATGATGGTGCCCGCAATATTGTGATCTACTTCATTCCTGCTGTTATGGCCGTTTATTGGCTTAATTAA
- a CDS encoding ATP-binding protein — translation MLFSHILGQEHIKNHLTQSASSGRIPHAQLFVGPEGSGTLITAIAYAQYILCQNQDGENTGENTACNLKFDKIAHPDLHFVYPTVTTDEVKAKPKSIDFIVDWRKFILDQPYGGLFDWYEILGVKNKQGEIRVDDAQEILKSLALKSYEGGYKIMIVWMADKLNTAASNKLLKLLEEPPEKTIFLLITENEEDIIQTIRSRCQILHFNGLSQSVIAEALVAQEQVEEKLAMKLAHQAQGNFNKALHLLHDDSEEHPFEEWFVTWVRAAFQAKKDASAIHDLITWSEKIAALGRESQKKFLDFCIEIFRQALMLNYEAPSLVYFEPKVPKFQLAKFAPFVNGNNIGEIYEEISQAMYHIERNGNAKIILTDLSIKLTRLIHKK, via the coding sequence ATGCTATTTTCACATATATTAGGACAAGAACACATCAAGAACCACCTCACACAGAGCGCTAGTTCAGGACGCATTCCGCATGCGCAACTATTTGTAGGCCCAGAAGGGAGCGGAACATTGATCACCGCTATAGCCTATGCACAGTACATTTTGTGTCAAAATCAAGATGGTGAGAACACCGGCGAAAACACTGCCTGCAACCTAAAATTTGACAAAATAGCCCATCCCGATTTGCATTTTGTATATCCTACAGTAACCACAGACGAGGTCAAAGCAAAACCAAAAAGCATTGACTTTATTGTCGATTGGCGCAAATTTATACTCGATCAACCTTATGGAGGCTTGTTTGATTGGTACGAAATTCTTGGTGTCAAAAACAAACAAGGAGAGATACGTGTAGATGATGCCCAAGAGATTTTAAAATCATTAGCCTTAAAATCTTACGAAGGCGGATACAAAATCATGATTGTCTGGATGGCCGATAAATTGAATACAGCCGCATCCAATAAATTATTGAAGCTGCTGGAAGAACCACCCGAGAAAACAATCTTTTTACTGATCACAGAAAACGAAGAGGATATTATCCAAACCATACGTTCTCGTTGTCAAATACTACATTTTAATGGATTAAGCCAGTCTGTAATAGCAGAAGCATTAGTCGCACAAGAGCAAGTTGAGGAAAAACTAGCCATGAAGCTAGCGCACCAAGCGCAAGGAAACTTCAATAAAGCACTGCATTTGTTGCATGATGATAGCGAAGAACATCCTTTTGAGGAGTGGTTTGTCACGTGGGTGCGTGCTGCTTTTCAAGCAAAAAAAGATGCTTCGGCAATTCATGACCTCATCACATGGAGCGAAAAAATTGCTGCATTGGGTAGAGAGAGTCAAAAAAAATTCTTAGATTTTTGTATCGAAATATTTCGTCAAGCCTTGATGCTCAATTACGAAGCACCAAGCTTAGTCTATTTCGAACCAAAAGTTCCTAAGTTTCAATTAGCAAAATTTGCTCCTTTTGTAAACGGAAACAATATTGGCGAAATTTATGAAGAGATCAGTCAAGCCATGTATCATATTGAACGCAATGGAAATGCCAAAATAATTTTGACCGATTTGTCTATAAAACTAACCCGACTCATTCATAAAAAATAA
- a CDS encoding phosphoglycerate kinase: MKTLNDFDFKNKKAIIRVDFNVPLDENFNITDTTRIVSAKPTIDAILAQGGSVILMSHLGRPKGAEDKYSLKHILKSTSEILGVPVKFAANCIGEEATTAAAALQPGEVLLLENLRFHAEEEAGDVAFAKELASLGDIYVNDAFGTAHRAHASTTIIAQFFPTAKCFGTLLAKEIESIDKVLNNSQRPVLAILGGSKVSSKITVIENILDKVDHMILGGGMTFTFVKALGGKVGNSICEDDKMELALEILRLAKEKGVQIHIPVDVVAADDFSNTANTQIVDVREIPDGWEGLDAGPQSLANFEKVIMECKTILWNGPLGVFEMESFAKGTIALGEYIAASTANGAFSLVGGGDSVAAVKQFGFEDKMSYVSTGGGAMLEMLEGKVLPGIAAILD; encoded by the coding sequence ATGAAGACTTTAAACGACTTTGATTTTAAAAATAAAAAAGCAATAATTCGTGTTGATTTCAACGTGCCTTTGGACGAAAATTTCAACATCACAGATACTACACGTATCGTATCTGCAAAACCTACTATCGATGCTATTTTGGCACAAGGTGGAAGCGTTATTTTGATGTCTCACTTAGGTAGACCAAAAGGTGCAGAGGATAAATATTCTTTGAAACACATTTTAAAATCAACTTCTGAAATTCTTGGGGTACCAGTAAAATTTGCTGCTAACTGCATAGGTGAAGAAGCTACAACTGCTGCTGCCGCTTTGCAACCAGGAGAGGTTTTATTACTAGAGAATTTACGTTTTCATGCTGAAGAAGAAGCTGGAGATGTTGCTTTTGCTAAAGAATTGGCTTCATTAGGAGATATTTATGTAAACGATGCATTTGGTACTGCTCACAGAGCTCATGCATCGACTACGATTATCGCTCAGTTTTTTCCAACAGCAAAATGCTTCGGAACTTTATTGGCTAAAGAAATCGAAAGCATTGATAAAGTATTAAACAATAGCCAAAGACCAGTATTAGCAATTCTTGGAGGATCGAAAGTTTCTTCGAAAATTACAGTTATCGAAAACATTTTGGACAAAGTGGATCACATGATTCTTGGTGGTGGAATGACTTTTACTTTCGTGAAAGCGCTAGGAGGAAAAGTAGGAAACTCTATTTGTGAAGATGACAAAATGGAATTGGCTTTGGAAATTTTGCGTTTAGCGAAAGAAAAAGGAGTTCAAATTCATATTCCAGTTGATGTAGTTGCTGCAGATGATTTCTCAAATACAGCAAACACTCAAATCGTTGACGTAAGAGAAATTCCTGATGGATGGGAAGGTCTTGATGCAGGTCCACAATCTTTGGCAAACTTTGAAAAAGTAATCATGGAATGTAAAACAATTCTTTGGAATGGTCCATTAGGAGTTTTCGAAATGGAATCGTTTGCAAAAGGAACAATTGCATTGGGTGAATATATTGCTGCTTCAACAGCAAACGGTGCTTTCTCACTTGTTGGTGGTGGAGACTCTGTTGCAGCCGTAAAACAATTCGGTTTTGAAGACAAAATGAGTTACGTTTCTACCGGTGGTGGAGCGATGCTAGAAATGCTTGAAGGTAAGGTGCTACCTGGTATTGCAGCAATTTTAGACTAA
- a CDS encoding LysM peptidoglycan-binding domain-containing protein produces the protein MTRKYITISLSLLLSIPLFSQEVAESKGIVGLEKKVTYLDSIKNSFVKDDLAACVDNLWLKELDDMDLYDEMTTDIASIDSSIKVDYELPTELLKSRLEAMNAKSPFRIQYNENLENVIKSFLKYRRKSYERLMAVSEYYFPLFEETFAKNNVPLEIKYLAIVESALNPKAVSKMGATGLWQFMYQTGKQYDLKIDSYVDERSDPYKATQAAAQYMSNMHAIFGDWELVLASYNSGPGNVTKAIRRSGGKQSFWDIRNYLPKETQGYVPAFLATMYIYEYHKEHGIKPNRAILQHFATDTVMIKKEMSFKQISDLLDMPVAQLELLNPSYKLNTIPVYSDAAHFLKLPKDKIAIFTSNEDKIYAYVQHEADYKNGVFQNTRSIALKSVIDSDTLKLNASNTQYYKVKQGDNLNAIASKYDVSVEAIMKWNNLNNSNIAYGDNLKIGVADTAVKATPRKTITTAVAVQKSAVADTKSEIASNEEEATTEEARFHIVQKGENLNSIARTHNVSVADLTAWNDLSTSTLALGAKLKINTATPVEEVAVVTAPVILKNIQYVVQKGDNLGTIAKKFGTSLTELKQWNRLSSNAVTLGKALIVAKNEPAITTNYASVNSFKKTDSFANKAAKDYFVQAGDTLYSIARKSGVTIADLKKWNDISNEGIKPGMKLKING, from the coding sequence ATGACTAGAAAATATATCACAATATCACTTTCATTATTACTATCGATTCCTTTGTTTTCGCAAGAAGTTGCTGAGAGCAAAGGAATTGTTGGTTTAGAAAAAAAAGTGACCTACTTGGATTCTATAAAGAATTCATTTGTAAAAGACGATTTGGCTGCCTGTGTGGACAATCTTTGGTTGAAAGAACTAGATGACATGGATCTTTATGATGAGATGACGACTGATATCGCCTCAATTGATTCAAGCATAAAAGTAGATTATGAGTTGCCTACTGAATTACTAAAATCGCGGTTGGAGGCCATGAATGCAAAATCTCCTTTTAGAATTCAATACAATGAAAATCTCGAAAACGTCATCAAGTCTTTCTTAAAATACCGCAGAAAATCATATGAACGCTTAATGGCAGTTTCTGAATATTACTTCCCTTTATTCGAAGAGACTTTTGCTAAAAATAACGTACCCTTAGAAATTAAATATCTAGCGATTGTAGAATCAGCCTTAAATCCAAAAGCAGTTTCGAAAATGGGAGCTACAGGTTTGTGGCAATTCATGTACCAAACCGGTAAACAATATGACCTAAAAATTGACTCTTACGTAGACGAGCGCAGTGACCCATACAAGGCTACGCAAGCAGCGGCACAATACATGAGCAACATGCATGCTATTTTTGGCGATTGGGAATTGGTGCTAGCATCTTATAACTCTGGACCAGGAAATGTAACCAAAGCGATCCGTCGTTCTGGTGGAAAACAAAGTTTTTGGGATATTCGTAATTACTTACCAAAAGAAACGCAAGGTTATGTGCCTGCTTTTTTAGCGACGATGTATATATATGAGTACCATAAAGAACATGGTATAAAACCAAACCGTGCCATCTTGCAACATTTTGCAACAGATACGGTGATGATCAAAAAGGAAATGTCTTTCAAACAAATTTCTGATTTATTGGATATGCCCGTAGCGCAATTGGAATTATTGAATCCGTCATATAAGTTGAACACGATTCCGGTATACAGTGATGCAGCACACTTTTTGAAACTTCCAAAAGATAAGATTGCAATCTTTACCTCAAACGAAGATAAAATCTATGCCTATGTACAACATGAGGCTGATTATAAAAATGGGGTTTTTCAAAATACTAGATCGATTGCTTTAAAGTCGGTTATAGATTCGGATACCTTAAAACTCAATGCATCAAATACTCAATATTACAAAGTGAAGCAAGGGGACAACCTGAACGCAATTGCTAGTAAGTATGATGTAAGTGTAGAGGCTATCATGAAATGGAATAACTTGAACAATAGTAATATTGCTTATGGAGATAATTTGAAAATAGGTGTAGCTGATACTGCAGTAAAAGCAACTCCACGCAAAACTATTACAACAGCTGTTGCGGTTCAAAAAAGTGCTGTAGCAGATACAAAATCTGAAATAGCGTCCAATGAAGAGGAAGCTACTACTGAAGAAGCTCGTTTTCATATCGTTCAAAAGGGTGAAAATCTAAACTCTATTGCTAGAACACATAATGTATCTGTAGCCGATTTGACTGCTTGGAATGATTTAAGTACTTCTACACTAGCTTTGGGTGCAAAATTAAAAATCAATACTGCAACACCTGTTGAAGAGGTAGCAGTTGTTACTGCGCCAGTAATTTTGAAAAACATTCAATACGTGGTGCAAAAAGGGGATAACCTTGGTACAATTGCAAAGAAATTTGGTACTTCATTAACGGAGTTGAAGCAATGGAATAGATTGTCGTCAAATGCTGTTACTTTGGGTAAAGCATTGATTGTTGCCAAAAATGAACCTGCTATTACAACTAATTATGCTAGCGTGAATTCATTCAAAAAAACAGATAGTTTTGCAAACAAAGCAGCTAAAGATTATTTTGTACAAGCTGGTGATACATTATATAGCATAGCTAGAAAGTCTGGTGTAACCATCGCCGACTTGAAAAAATGGAACGATATTAGCAATGAAGGTATTAAACCTGGAATGAAATTGAAAATAAACGGATAA
- a CDS encoding DUF4837 family protein: MNKAHFLFLLLSITLFSCKNEEVAPIRTTTGKINSISVVVDDQLWNGEIGDSIRNKFASPVLGLPQEEPLFNINQYSSKLLEGFITDSRNIIVVKKEDVNKFEIITDQYASPQNVFHISGRTAADILSILEKQSPSIVATIRQTEIEESQKEIGKEVINPKIIENKFHIDINIPADYKYMLHEHSFLWLKKEIVSGSSSLLIYQVPLYDVVNKNNMITNIISMRDSIGKLYIHGKEPDTDMITEEAYSPYFFKIRLAGKTAYEMRGTWELKNDFMTGPFINYLIIDDEYSRALVLEGFCYSPSKEKRDVMHELEAIIKSVSIIKRRN, encoded by the coding sequence ATGAATAAGGCCCATTTTTTATTTCTACTACTTTCCATTACGTTATTTTCGTGTAAAAACGAAGAAGTCGCGCCCATCCGAACCACTACGGGAAAAATCAATAGCATCTCTGTTGTCGTAGACGATCAATTATGGAACGGCGAAATAGGGGATAGTATTCGAAATAAATTTGCTTCGCCGGTACTTGGCCTACCGCAAGAAGAACCACTCTTTAATATCAACCAATATTCATCCAAATTACTAGAAGGATTTATAACCGATAGCCGCAATATTATTGTGGTTAAAAAGGAAGATGTTAATAAATTTGAAATCATCACCGATCAATATGCATCTCCTCAAAATGTGTTTCATATTTCGGGTAGAACTGCTGCTGATATTTTGTCTATCCTCGAAAAACAAAGTCCGTCAATAGTCGCTACGATTCGTCAAACTGAAATTGAAGAAAGTCAAAAAGAGATTGGGAAGGAAGTTATCAACCCTAAAATCATTGAAAATAAGTTTCATATCGACATTAACATTCCTGCAGACTACAAATACATGTTGCATGAACATAGTTTTTTATGGTTAAAAAAAGAAATTGTAAGTGGTAGTAGTAGTTTATTAATTTATCAAGTGCCTTTGTACGATGTTGTGAACAAGAACAATATGATTACCAACATCATTAGTATGCGCGACTCGATTGGTAAGCTGTACATACATGGCAAAGAACCTGATACAGATATGATTACTGAAGAAGCGTACTCACCTTACTTTTTCAAAATCAGACTAGCCGGAAAGACAGCTTATGAAATGAGAGGTACTTGGGAGCTTAAAAATGACTTCATGACGGGACCATTTATCAACTATTTAATTATTGATGACGAATACAGTCGAGCCTTGGTATTAGAGGGTTTTTGCTATTCTCCTTCGAAAGAAAAAAGAGACGTCATGCACGAACTTGAAGCCATAATTAAATCGGTTTCGATTATTAAAAGGCGAAATTAA
- a CDS encoding OmpA family protein: MAKFYIILFLSAATLLSGQGKKVETVYFKFDKYDIDREQALIILDFVKATDSSKIESIQIYGYCDDRGTNDYNYKLSQKRVETVQNILTTNGFSKNKILIIEGKGRVLISKDTVEDLKKTRSENRRVDLLIVPKNSFGKGIYSSLQEQHQVGDRIYLENILFELGSSKLTKSSIKELDKIVLTLDKNKKLEFEIRGHVCCTPSSFKDAYDRETNERKLSINRAKTVFKYLISKRINSLRMSYKGVGNQFPLGQGDEMDRRVEFLITKI; encoded by the coding sequence ATGGCAAAATTCTATATCATATTGTTTCTATCTGCCGCAACACTTCTTTCTGGACAAGGAAAAAAGGTAGAGACAGTTTATTTCAAATTTGATAAATATGATATAGATCGTGAACAAGCATTGATTATACTTGATTTTGTAAAAGCAACTGACAGCTCAAAGATAGAATCCATACAAATTTATGGTTATTGTGATGACCGTGGCACCAATGATTACAACTATAAACTCTCTCAAAAGAGGGTAGAAACCGTTCAAAACATTTTGACTACAAACGGTTTTAGTAAAAATAAAATCCTAATTATCGAAGGCAAAGGGCGCGTCTTAATCAGTAAAGATACCGTTGAAGACCTAAAGAAAACCAGATCTGAAAATCGCCGAGTTGATTTATTGATTGTGCCTAAAAACAGTTTTGGTAAAGGTATTTATTCTTCCTTACAAGAGCAACACCAAGTGGGTGATCGCATTTACCTTGAAAACATCTTATTTGAATTGGGTAGTAGCAAACTCACCAAATCTTCCATCAAAGAATTGGATAAGATCGTTCTCACATTAGATAAAAACAAAAAGCTAGAGTTTGAGATTCGAGGTCACGTATGTTGCACACCCAGCAGCTTTAAAGATGCCTATGATCGAGAAACAAACGAACGAAAACTATCTATAAACAGAGCTAAAACAGTTTTTAAATATCTAATTTCTAAACGTATTAATAGTTTACGAATGTCTTACAAAGGAGTAGGCAACCAATTTCCACTAGGCCAAGGAGACGAAATGGACCGAAGAGTAGAATTCTTGATTACTAAAATTTAA
- a CDS encoding S41 family peptidase, whose translation MKSLFQKKVIIPVVAAAFLFVGTSFKDNFFEIAKQIEIFTTLFKELNTNYVDETNPGDLMDKAIKSMLASLDPYTVYFNEKDVLRFKINNTGEYTGIGAMITRRDGKLIIREVYKNFPADKAGLKAGDEIFKIGDVLLSDFKDDASQLLKGAKNTKVDIQYIRQGKTTGGQIVLDEVEIKSVPYFAKIDDKTGYIVLAHFNKKASNETKEALIELKKQGAERIVLDLRGNPGGLLNEAVNICNLFVPKNEIIVTTKSKIDKYNNTYKTGFEPVDTAIPLVIIVNGRSASASEIVSGALQDLDRAVIVGSRSFGKGLVQRPVDLTYNTQLKVTISRYYTPSGRCIQALDYAHKDVKGVATRTEEKNYNAFKTRKGRTVYDGGGILPDVELADTKTSAIAEALQKNEAIFNYATTYYFKNPNLGAQATSFSDANYQDFKSYLKSQKIALDTQTELSLKNTMAIAKKENIDAAIQTEYEQLLRTIQKTEEELLDKNKVEIKNLLLDEIIKRYQYQEGLYLYYLKNSAEIQKSVAILNNTAEYQKILKQ comes from the coding sequence ATGAAATCCCTTTTCCAGAAAAAAGTAATCATTCCCGTAGTTGCCGCTGCATTTTTATTTGTTGGTACTAGTTTCAAAGACAATTTTTTTGAAATTGCAAAACAAATAGAAATCTTCACAACACTATTCAAGGAGCTAAACACCAATTATGTTGACGAAACCAATCCTGGTGATTTGATGGACAAAGCAATCAAATCCATGTTGGCAAGTTTAGATCCCTATACCGTTTATTTTAACGAAAAGGATGTTCTTCGTTTCAAAATTAACAACACAGGCGAGTATACTGGCATAGGCGCAATGATTACCCGTAGAGATGGGAAATTAATTATTAGAGAAGTGTACAAGAACTTTCCGGCTGACAAAGCAGGATTAAAGGCCGGTGACGAGATATTTAAGATTGGAGACGTACTATTAAGCGATTTTAAAGATGACGCTTCACAACTACTCAAAGGTGCCAAAAACACCAAAGTTGACATACAATACATTCGACAAGGAAAAACAACCGGCGGACAAATAGTACTTGACGAGGTAGAAATAAAATCGGTTCCTTATTTTGCAAAAATTGATGATAAGACTGGTTATATCGTTTTGGCTCATTTTAATAAAAAAGCCTCTAACGAAACCAAAGAGGCCTTAATCGAATTAAAAAAGCAAGGAGCAGAACGAATTGTTTTAGACCTAAGAGGCAATCCAGGTGGCTTACTGAATGAAGCTGTTAATATTTGCAACTTATTTGTACCCAAAAACGAAATTATCGTTACTACAAAATCAAAAATAGACAAATACAATAACACATACAAAACTGGTTTTGAACCCGTAGATACCGCAATCCCATTAGTAATTATTGTAAACGGACGCAGTGCCTCAGCCTCAGAAATTGTTTCGGGCGCTTTGCAAGATTTGGACAGAGCCGTTATTGTGGGGAGTCGCAGTTTTGGGAAAGGATTAGTGCAACGTCCTGTAGATTTGACCTACAACACCCAACTTAAGGTCACCATCTCACGCTACTACACGCCGTCAGGCCGATGCATACAAGCGCTTGACTACGCACACAAGGACGTAAAAGGCGTAGCTACACGTACCGAAGAGAAAAACTATAACGCTTTTAAAACTCGAAAAGGAAGAACGGTCTACGATGGTGGTGGTATCTTGCCCGATGTAGAACTAGCAGACACCAAAACAAGTGCCATTGCCGAAGCTTTACAAAAAAACGAAGCTATCTTTAACTACGCAACCACATACTACTTTAAAAATCCAAATTTGGGCGCACAAGCCACCTCCTTTTCAGATGCAAATTATCAAGATTTTAAAAGTTATTTGAAGTCGCAAAAAATTGCCCTGGACACACAAACAGAGCTGTCCTTGAAAAATACAATGGCAATTGCCAAAAAAGAAAACATTGACGCTGCCATTCAAACTGAATACGAACAATTGCTTAGAACCATTCAAAAAACAGAAGAAGAGCTATTGGACAAAAACAAGGTCGAAATCAAAAACCTGCTTTTGGACGAGATCATAAAGAGATACCAATATCAAGAAGGTCTTTATCTTTATTATTTAAAAAACAGTGCTGAGATTCAAAAATCAGTGGCAATACTTAATAATACGGCGGAATATCAAAAAATTCTAAAACAATAA
- the rnpA gene encoding ribonuclease P protein component, with amino-acid sequence MNFNYPKAAKLKSKIKIGLLFSDGKSVSKYPLRLVYFAGAVGEDQTTQIGVSVSKRNFKKAVDRNYFKRLVRETYRLNKHLLLDNLDQPYSFMLFYQTKDRLSFEEINTKTIQLFEKFLLEIKKAE; translated from the coding sequence ATGAACTTTAATTACCCCAAAGCGGCCAAACTTAAAAGTAAAATCAAAATCGGATTATTGTTTTCTGATGGTAAATCTGTGTCCAAATATCCGTTGCGATTGGTTTATTTTGCTGGTGCAGTTGGTGAGGATCAAACTACGCAAATAGGTGTATCAGTATCCAAACGAAATTTCAAAAAAGCTGTTGACCGCAATTACTTTAAAAGATTAGTACGAGAAACGTATCGTCTCAACAAGCATTTACTGTTGGACAACCTTGACCAACCCTACTCTTTCATGTTATTTTATCAAACCAAAGACCGTTTGTCGTTTGAAGAAATAAACACCAAAACGATTCAATTGTTTGAGAAATTTTTGTTAGAAATAAAAAAGGCCGAATAA
- a CDS encoding lysophospholipid acyltransferase family protein: protein MQKILSYPISVIYYLLFGLVLLIFHPIQWICFRFFGYNAHKISVDYLNFFLLKCTNLVGTTYTIENKERIPDGVPLIFVANHQSMYDIIAMIWFLRRFHCKFVSKKELGSGIPSVSFNLRHGGSVLIDRKDPKQAIPIIKELSHYIEKNNRTAVIFPEGTRSKTGKPKEFAQSGLKILCKHAPSAYVVPITINNSWKMVRFGFFPVGLGNSLRFTIHTPLKVSEYTFEEIMEKTENAVVKEIQF from the coding sequence ATGCAAAAGATACTATCCTATCCCATTTCGGTAATTTATTACTTATTATTTGGACTTGTATTACTAATATTTCATCCTATCCAATGGATATGTTTTCGCTTTTTTGGGTATAATGCTCATAAAATAAGTGTTGATTATTTGAACTTTTTTCTATTAAAATGTACTAACTTAGTGGGAACTACGTATACAATAGAGAATAAAGAGCGAATTCCTGATGGAGTACCCTTGATTTTTGTCGCAAATCATCAAAGTATGTACGATATTATAGCAATGATTTGGTTTTTGAGACGTTTTCATTGTAAATTTGTCAGTAAGAAAGAATTAGGATCGGGTATCCCAAGTGTTTCATTTAATTTAAGACACGGTGGTTCTGTGCTTATAGATCGAAAAGATCCAAAGCAGGCAATCCCTATTATTAAAGAACTTTCTCATTACATTGAAAAAAACAATCGTACGGCGGTAATTTTTCCTGAAGGAACAAGAAGCAAAACTGGGAAACCTAAAGAATTTGCTCAAAGTGGTTTAAAAATATTATGCAAGCACGCACCATCTGCCTATGTGGTGCCTATTACGATTAATAACTCTTGGAAAATGGTTCGTTTTGGTTTTTTTCCGGTAGGTTTAGGCAATAGTTTGCGTTTCACTATTCATACGCCATTAAAAGTAAGCGAATATACTTTTGAAGAAATTATGGAGAAAACAGAAAACGCAGTAGTAAAGGAAATACAATTTTAA